accacacgtaatgaagagagtggttctacaacaaagttcgcactaaggcaaattaacttttaagcaagaaataaaattattatttccttttttatttctacgaaatttcaaatcattcattccagtaatttcgttaaaatggcacccagcgtgaagctcgattcaattttaaaggaatatcattaaaatggcgcccagcgtaaggctcgattcaattttaagagaatatcattaaaatgccataagctaaaaaataaataaattgccacgACTATTATGTTTAGGTTACGTGCCTGTTTTGCTCAGTCGCTTTGCTTTTACGAGTGCAGTGTCGCCTTCTTATGTGTTTCACTATTATTCTGCGGCATGATAATGccacatataaaaaaaatacaccggtactaaaaaagaaaaaataaataaaaaaatacaccggttctcgtccgatcaccgaaggtaagcaacatcgggcccggttagtacttggatgggtgaccgcctgggaacaccgggtgctgttggctccatctgattttttcctttttacgtcgctacacctgccagccctcttttcatactaactttcaggtgttgacgatgcttccacaagcattttaaactactgtattaaacgtaagatacgaaattacagcaatgaactcagtttgagcaagaatgcgcgaaagaagagtgctagaacgcctcgaaaataacaacacactacgaatcgacagatgagttctgaaatacttcacggcctactgttttgtagcagtgctaaattccacaaagtaaataataataataataataataataataataataaaaagaagtactcgtccgcgagtgtcggaggccgcacgcaccaaacgaatgacaggcggtgcatcgagcagctgtgtcGCGGGTCTCACCAacgttcggcagtcgcctatgAGACGCCGAGCCGAGCGCGGCGCGCACGCCGCGACGCCTTCGAGGTGCAAGGACGtcctttgcgtcaaatgtgccaccgaaaacggcgattgcgtgtgttgggagaggaggcgaatgcttcttctgtggtgcggctacgttataaggacgccaacggccataccatgttgagtgCACGGCTAGCGGCCGCTCTGTTGGCATCTCCGCGTTGCGTTCCGCTGTCGAGTTTCTCATTTTTGCGCGTTTTTTTGCATAGTTGTTAAGTAACAGTTCGAAAATGGAAAACGTAAACAGGTCGAACACATTGAACGTTATTTTCGACAAAGAAGCTGTACGCCCTACGGCATACGAAGCTCACGACTGGATTATTGACGAACTCGGTCTTACCGATACCGAAACGTACGGAGTCCAGTGTGGGACTTTATTACCGGAACCCTGTTTATGAAATTCAATGATGCGGAAATGTGCGAAAAAATCGTAAATGAAAACGGTGGAAAACCCAAGTTTAAATATCGTGACGGAAGCGTTTGCGACGTGACCGTGTGCCACGCGGGTTACGGTATTCGTCAAGTGCGTATTTtcaatcttccctttgaaataccTACGCAAATGATTGCTCGTGGTCTCATGCCGTATGGGAATGTGCTTTCAGTGACGAATGAAAAATGGGGTAGTGGTTTCCGCCTACAAGTCTATAACGGAATAAGAAGTGTTCTTATTGAACTGAAACAGCACATCCCGTCCTTTCTAGTCATAGGCGGTTACAGGGCCTTTATATCGTACAATGGACAGCCACAGACGTGCTCGTACTACAATGCAACCGATCATTTTCGACAAAATTGTCCGAACAGACGTCGCCCTGTGCAGCTCCCGCTCGCCGGGGATAGCGCACAAACGCAGAAAAATTCGTATGCGTCTGCAACGTTGGGTGTTGCTCCGATTCGGCCCCCGTCACTTCCCGTGACAGAGGCTGCGTGCGAATCGTCTGCGACCCCAGCGAACACGGACAATGTCatggaagtaacagaaattgatGAAAAAGCCGCCATTACAGAAAATCCTCTCGGCAATAATGCAACAAACGTTACGGTTGTGGCTGACGTTCACCCCGAACCGCCAAACAGTGACGATACTGCATCCGATATTTTTCCGAACAACAGGCAAAATTCAGAGAGTGGGCGCAGCCCCGCTGCTGTCCCCTCAGAAAAGCGTGTTTCACGTAAAGACCCCAGTCCATCCCCGAGCAGGAGATCGATGAGCTATTCACCGAATAAATCTTCAAAAAGGAAACATCGGCGCGGCCGTGGAAACGGAAATTCGGATGCAACTTCTAAATCCGATCAACAATGCCCCGTGACAGTCGTCCCTGTTGCGTCGCCTGAAACAGAAGCAGAACGCCGGCGCGAGGCAACTGTTCGACACCTAAGGGAATTTCTAAATAAGCAAGAGAGAGAAATTAGCGTACAACCGCTCGTAACTGAGGCTGTATTATCAGCGCCAATTAAAAGAAAGGCAGAGGAAATGCACGAGTGTCGTGCTCCGCACACAGCCCACGTCCCGACGGACGACATTCGTGCCGTCCATGCATAGCAACTCGATTCGCCACATATGCACGTACCGATGGAAACTAACaatgattcctcccccccccccccccccctcagatcaaAAACGCAGTACTGTTTGGTCCGAAGGCGTCTAAATAAAATACATACTGGGTTGAAAATTAGTTTGCAATACTCGTCACATACAAAACAAACCATTCGCAGAATAAAATTATCGCCATTTATACCCCGTCTCCCGTAGCTAATGTTTCTGTTTCTTTCTCCACTTCTAATGCCTGTCTGTTATACCCAAATAAAAGATTTATCTATTCTTACCTTAAATATAAATGGGATTTCTGCAGTTCACAAAATTTTATCCTTAGTGGACTTTGTACATTACAGTTGTTTTGACGTAATATTCCCTCAGGAAGTTACCGTAAACATCCTCAATAACATAAATGGATATGTTGTTATTTATATCAATAATAATGTAAAATGCGGCACCGCGATTCTATACAAAAATTCTCTAGAGCCAGACAATGTCCAAACGTTGCCAAGCGGAAGCGCAATTGCGTGCAATATACAAGGCACGAGATTTATCAATACTTACGCCCCCTCAGGGACAGATAATAGAGGAATGCGCGCGGCATTTTTCAGTCACGAAATAGTTCCCTTGTTTGATACCACACGTCCAATAATTCCCggtggcgattttaactgtgtaacAGACTCATCCGACCAGCACCCTACGGCCACTATGTGTCCTGAATTAGTGAAACTGTTGACCGCCAAAGATCTGCGAGACACGTGGCGCCTCCTCCACCCACACACAACGCAGTATACGCACATATACAATAGGGGAGCAAGCAGAATAGACCGCATATACGTCTCTCAACAGATTACAAACAATCTAAATAGCGTAGACATAATCCCTGTCGCGTTTAGCGACTATTGCGGTTATGTTGCTGAAATCCACCTACAGCGTACAAATGAAACACCTACTCCCAGGTTGTGGAAGCTTAATACGAAACATCTTGCCGCGACAGACTTCCGCTCGAAAATGCAATCTGTATGGCAGCATTGCCTGCAGAAAGAGAAAAACTACAGCTCAGCACTAGAGTGGTGGACTTTCTACGCAAAGCCGCAAATTAGGGTGATTGCTCAATGTTATAGCCAGGAGGTATCATCCTGGACGCAGCGCACAACAGAATTTTACCAATGCCTCAAAGACACGTTAAACGCCCCCGTCGGACCAAATGAAAATCTCCGCCTCCGCTTAAACCGTATTAAAGCAAAGATTCTCCGTATACATAACAGAAAAGGCGAAAGGAATTTTGGTCCGAAGTCGCGCCTTGTGCGCTTTGGACGACGAAGAACCGTCGTCCTATCATCTCGCGCGTGAAAAAACACGGGCAACACGCAAACACGTAGAATCGATAACGACTGCTGCAGGCGAGCGCCTTACGCGGAATACATTCTCCAACATATTACAGCCCACTACACGGACTTATTTCGAGACGTTGCGACAGACGACGTAGCGCTAAATTATCTGTTATGCGACCTGCAGACTGACATTTCGAACGCGGACCGAGAACAGTTGATAGCAGAGATGACAGTACAGATCACACAACCTATTGTACAGTCGTGCTCTAAAGGAAAGTCGCCGGGACCCGATGGCCTGCCAACCGAATTCTATCAGGTCTACTGGGACATCTCTGGGCAAAAACTCACCGACATAGTAAATGAAGCAATTCGTGGCACGGAAATTTCCGCAAAATTTCTGGAAGGTCGAGTTGTGCTCGTCCCCAAAACGCAACATACATGTCGTGTCCAAGATTTCCGGCCCATCACGTTACTCAATACTGATTACAAAATCGTTGCAAGGTGCCTTGCAGCGAAGATGAAGCCAGTCATGAACAAAGCTATCAGCTCCTACCAAACGTGCGGAGTAACACACCACAATATTTTCCACGCAGCGTCCTTATACCGAGACATAGTAGCTCACACGGCAGTCCATAAATTGTCGACAGCTATTTTATCCATTGACTTTGCGAACGCTTTCGATCGCATAAGCCACAAATACTTGCTACAGGTCATGACAAAAATGGGATTCGGCCGagaatttatcaaaattattgaaaatattctcACGGGAGCAAGATCAATAGTCACATTAAATGGATGGCAAACTAAACCGATCCGTATTTGCTGCTCTGTCAGGCAAGGATGTCCGCTGTCCATGTtcttattcgtgatcgccatagacCCGCTTCTCAGAACAATAGGCAGGACGTCAAAAGGTGAACAAATACACAATGCTTCCATTAAATGTGTGGCATACGCAGATGACGTAGGCGCTTTCATTGACCACACAGCAGACAGACTCGATACGCGCCTCCCCTTCACCAGTATGAACGTGCGTCTGGAGCAGCCATCAGTACTTCTAAAACTGTTCTACTTCCACTGGGTCTGCTAGCCACCGATATTGTCCGCCCATGGCACAGAGTTGTGAGAGACCACCAAGTATTGGGTCTAGACATAAGTGTGTGCCCGCAGAATATGCAAGCACGAAATTGGAGAAGAATTCTAAACTCCATTAAGGGCCTCTGCAAAAGCCACGCAACCCGGCACCTTAACTTGCACCAGATAGGTGAACTAATCAATTGCTTTAATCTCTCTAAGGCGTGGTATATGGCGCAATTGCTTAGCGTGCCAAAACAAATAGGACGCGCTATATCTCAAGCAGTATACTGGTTACTCTGGCGTCACGAAATTTTTAAAGTGCGAGCAACAGTTTGTGTCTTGGACCCGTCACATGGAGGACTCGGGCTAGTAGACTTCAGTCGCAAATGTGCAGCGTTGCTCGTCAACCGCACCGCTGAAATGCAGACCGGCTTTCCCGATGGATCGACAGCATCCTTGCTGGAAAACTATCGGCCAGAATCTGAAAGTGCCCCAGTATCGGTGGCCAACATCCCTTACCGTATGGCCTTTGTACGAGAGTATATCTTAAATAAAAGCTACGTCCTCCGCACGGCCACGGATCCACATAGGACAGCACGGCAGCTCTATATTGAATTGATGGGTCAACCTCCACTTAATAAATTGGAAGTTCGCCTACCTACTGTGAACTGGAAGCAAGTGTGGTCAAATATCAATAACAGTATTCTGCCGTCCGATGTGTCTGTGTTGTGGTACAAACTTGTCAACAACACACTGCCCACCAATCAGCGTTTAGCCGACATTCAGCTTCTCGCCTCCCCCAACTGTGGCAGGTGTGGCGTGCCTGACACCAGAGAACACCGCCTGCAATGTCAAGTTGTTTCCGATGTGTGGAGGACTTGCCAGTTAATGGTGGCTCTCATCACGCGAACTACGCCGGCGCACGTCTCAGTTGATAGTGTCACTGTACCGGATATTAAATATTTCCCACGCGCAAAACACAATACTGCTGTGTGGTTGTTGGGCCACACTGTATACGCCCTTATCGACCGGCAAATTCACGATGGACTCACCTTTTTGACTCATATTTGGACCAATATTCTAAGATCAAAAATAGTAATAAACACAAAGAATATTTTGCCAATTTCTTATCATCTGCATTGCATCATGCATATGCGAAACAACTGTAAGATGTGTCCAAGCCCCTCTTATTTGCATCAATTGTCTCTGTCTCGCAATTGAGTCTTGATGATACGTACACTGATTTCTTTCTTGCGTCTTACATGCAGTTCTATCAAAAAATAAGTTTAGATATATAGTTAGCGTCAGCTGGTGAAATATAACCAGTCTCCATTCATTTGTCTATCTTTGTTATGTGCCGGCGTGTAAACTAGTATACATAAGACCATTTTTggataaaaagtaataaaatgaagaaAGTTACAGAAAGAGTAACTGAGTAATAGGATGCGGTTCCAGTTTTAATCaactttaaaaaaacaaaaaagaaaaatcatacaccggttctcgtccgatcaccgaagttaagcaacatcgggcccggttagtacttggctggctgcccgcctggTAACACGTGTGCCCTCCCTACTGTGCGTCCCAGGTAGCCGAGGATTACCGGCCGCCGAGCCGTCGCCGCCCGACATCCTACCGCGCCGCGCCAGCCGTAGCAGTTTCGCCGTAGGCGTTCGTGTTTCGTGTTTCAACGAGTTGGTGAGTGTCCTACGAAAAAAAATGACAACGTTCAATCGCTCAAGTACGACGATTCAGTGCGCGTTTGATCGTGAACACGAACGGCAGTCCTCTTTTGATATAGAGGAATGGATGTTTCACGAACTTAAAATTCAGGAGGACGAGTTAGAGGGGTTGCAGCTTGATTTCACGCTGCTTAGCCTCTTTCTGAAGTTGAAAACGGACGTGAGATGCGAGACGCTTGTAAACGTAAGCGGTGGTGTGAGCAAATTTAAACACAGAGATGGCCGCGTCAGCGATGTAAAAATCACGTACGCCGGACACAGCGTGAGAAACATCAAAGTCTATAACCTCCCGTTCGAGGTGCCAAACGAGGAAGTTGCACGGTAGCTCAAGCTGCATGGTGAAGTTCTCTCTGTAACGAGAGACTTCTGGGGTACCGGGCAGCGGTATAAAGTGGACTCTGGTGTTAGGTCCGTCAGGATGGTCCTAAGAAAACACGTGCCCGTCTTTCATTGTGATAGGAGGACACAGAGGTGTGGTCCAATATAGCGGACAACCACCGACGTGCTCCATTTGTAGCTCCACGGAGCACATGAGGAGCAGCTGCCCCAGAAATAAAAGAGTGGCTCAGCTGCCGCGTGAAAACGCGGACAACGCagcggagcaggcggcaagttacGCCGGAATTTTGTCGGGCCAGAGCCCGCGCGCCAACGACGAGCCTGCCGTAGCGGAAGCAGCGGTGGCTGCCGCGCCAGCCGAGGCCGCCCAGCCGGCAACACCGGCCCCAGCGACGGCCGCCGCGGTCAGCGCGGGAGAGAAGCGGCACCTGAGCTCCGACTCGGACAACGAAACCTCAATGGAGGCCGAGCCGGCGGCCGCCCTCTCCCCCGCCGCCCGGCGGGTGAAGGTCACGCGCGCCGCCGCGCCCGCCCAGCCGTCAGCTGAGGCTGTCACTCACGGCAGCCAGCAGGCCGGGCCCAGCGCAGAGTCCACGCCCACCTCGTACACCGAGGCGCGCGAGATCGCCATCGAGAAGCAGGTGACGAAACTCGCCCGCATCTTGAAGGAGCCCGACGACGAACCGAAGGAGTCTAACGAGCAGCTGCAACCGGCGTCCAAAGCCAAAAGGCGGCGTAACAGGCGCCGAAGCCGCAGCAGCAGCTCAAACGACGAGAGGATGGAGACTTCCGACGGGGAAGCAGCGGACATCTCGCCCGAAAATGCGCGGAAACAAGCCACCGAACCGGAGGGCCTACTTCTACGGCCGGACCGCCCACAGCAAGTTCAACCCCCGCCTCCACATAGCGCTTAAATGCAGGAACGCTCTGGCTATAACGTCATCACGTGCAATGTAAATTAAATGAATTTGGTTGTAAAGATAGACGCCCTCACGGAGTTCCCGCAGCACCGAGCTGCCGATGTAGCGATGTTACAAGAAGTCGTCACCACGGACTCGGAACAAGTACCGGGATTCGACGTCTTCACCAACATAGACGCAGAAACGAGAACTGGCACTGCTGTAATGGTGAGGAATGGAATGGAGACAGACGACATCCAGACCCTGACTGACGGCCGCGGAATAGCGGTCAAAATAGCTGGGACCTACTTTGTCAATATCTATGCGCCGTCAGGCACAGAAAACAAGTCCTGGTACCAAATCTGTGCACAGAGCTGCAGGAACTCTTAGGAAAACTGAATCTACGCGACTCTTGGCGTCTATTACACCCCAACACAACAGAATTCACGTACTTCCACAACTGTGGAAG
This Schistocerca nitens isolate TAMUIC-IGC-003100 chromosome 1, iqSchNite1.1, whole genome shotgun sequence DNA region includes the following protein-coding sequences:
- the LOC126240155 gene encoding testis-specific gene A8 protein-like, which codes for MRSSCPRNKRVAQLPRENADNAAEQAASYAGILSGQSPRANDEPAVAEAAVAAAPAEAAQPATPAPATAAAVSAGEKRHLSSDSDNETSMEAEPAAALSPAARRVKVTRAAAPAQPSAEAVTHGSQQAGPSAESTPTSYTEAREIAIEKQVTKLARILKEPDDEPKESNEQLQPASKAKRRRNRRRSRSSSSNDERMETSDGEAADISPENARKQATEPEGLLLRPDRPQQVQPPPPHSA